GATGAAGCCCGCCGTCGAGTGGGTGAGCAGACCCAGCCGGCCAAGCGACGACTTGCCCTCCAACCGGCCCGCCAGGTCGTCGGGCAAAGTGCACAACTCCAGGGTCGATCCCAGCACGAACTCCCCGGGATGGAGCACGAACGGTTCGCCGTCCACCGGTTGCACCAGGCTGGTCAGCTCGTCTTGCTGCTGGGCGGGGTCGATGTGGGTGTAGCGGGTGTTGTTGAAAACCCGGAATAGACTGTCGAGGCGGACGTCCACGCTCGACGGCTGCACCAGGGCGTCATCGAACGGGTCAATGATCAGCCGCCCGGCGTCGATTTCAGCCCTAAGATCGCGGTCGGAGAGCAGCACCCGACGAGCGTATCTGCTGATATCCCGCCCGCGATGTTGATGAACGACGCAACGCCGGATGCTAGCCTTCCGAAGCGACTGCGCCGATGTAGTTCAATGGCAGAACATCAGCTTCCCAAGCTGAGAACGCGGGTTCGATTCCCGTCATCGGCTCCATGTCTACCTCGGCTTTCGCCCGTCTGTCCTACGCGCGAGGGGCGCGCGGTCCCGTAACGGTCCTGTACAGCGCTGACGCGTACCGGCACCGATAACAACTCGGGGTATGTCGGACCGTCGTGAGATACTGCTCGGCCGGGCAAAGCACGACGAGATTTGGGATCTGAATGGGCAAGGAGAAGAAGCGGCCGCGACAGGTACGGCGGCTCGACCCTTTGGGCCGGGACACAGGTAGCGCCGCCCCGGCCAAGCGGGACGGAGGCACGCTTGAGGCCTCGTTCGTCACGCACCAGGATTCCGTGCTGCCAGTGAAGCTGAACTTCCCGCCGCCGCTCGCGCATCTGGGTTCCGAACTATCGACGTTCGACTACCAGTGGCAGCTCTTGACGTACGCGTTCAACCTCCCTGACCCAGCAGACTTCCCGGCGCTGCCAGGGCAGATTCCCGATAAGGAGCTGCGTAGGCTCACCAGGTTTATCGACGTATGCGAGAAGACGGCCAAGTACACCGTCGTCGCGCACAAAGGCGGTATCACGCTGAAGGGCGAGCACGGGAACTGGGAGCTGGAGGTGAACGAGACCGAAGATGAGGAGACAGTGGGCTTTGCCGTGCGGTTCCGCCAGCTGCACGAGAATTCTACGGGGGAGCCCGACTTCTCCTCCGTAATGAACATCTTGGAGAAGTACGCGCGTCAGTTCACCGACGAGCACACCGACACGCGCACAGACATGCTCCAACAGTGGAGGAAGGCCCGCGCAAAGCTGATGAATCGACCCCTCCAGAACATCGTGTGCCGCATGGTGCTGCAGAAGGACGGCTTGACCCCCGACCAGATCGATGAGCACGCGATGTATAACGAAGCCAACCCGGCCGAAATTATCAACTTTTTCAACTACGGCGAGCTCATCCACTACGGCAAGCACAGCGAGGAGTACGACAAGCTGGCCGAGGACGCCGAACTTGAGGCCATCCAGCACAACAACTTCAAGCAGGCCATGCTCGGCTTGATACACCTGTACTTCGGTTTCTCCGAAGTGATCCGGTC
This Mycobacterium xenopi DNA region includes the following protein-coding sequences:
- the dcd gene encoding dCTP deaminase — translated: MLLSDRDLRAEIDAGRLIIDPFDDALVQPSSVDVRLDSLFRVFNNTRYTHIDPAQQQDELTSLVQPVDGEPFVLHPGEFVLGSTLELCTLPDDLAGRLEGKSSLGRLGLLTHSTAGFIDPGFSGHITLELSNVANLPITLWPGMKIGQLCILRLTSPAEHPYGSARAGSKYQGQRGPTPSRYYQNFIQS